A DNA window from Chryseobacterium sp. MEBOG06 contains the following coding sequences:
- a CDS encoding T9SS type A sorting domain-containing protein, giving the protein MKKHLFPLFLLLLSANAQAQQDLFAITGKDTQSITFNDFRVIDVANGTSGEKIFTADTSAKVYSQGRKAIVAEDKNSYSNSQAITMAALAYDPSNNNLVYMPMFSSNIYVLQPQTKEITLVENNVARVSSCDINSHITRMATGYNGNIYAVNNAGTQFLEISKKNGQYAVIDLGIIKDDVSNGKNSFTAVETGFGGDMIADTDNNFYIFSASGNVFKVSTKELKAKFIGKITGIPDNYSVNGSAVNAQGKVVIASAKGDSLYEVDVQTLQAKQLSGEKGLHIYDLASKYFVNEKKSVSNTLTDVDIYPTRVDEHFVNVHIDNKNVKGNVKLNVFDMSGKKVMNQSLFVKNGSLDQKIDCKELVTGAYIINLNDESGKVIFNKKVLITK; this is encoded by the coding sequence ATGAAAAAACATTTATTCCCTCTATTTTTGTTATTATTAAGTGCTAACGCACAGGCACAGCAAGATTTGTTTGCAATTACAGGAAAAGATACGCAAAGTATAACCTTCAATGATTTTCGTGTAATAGACGTTGCAAATGGAACTTCCGGTGAGAAAATTTTTACTGCTGATACTTCGGCAAAGGTATATTCACAAGGAAGAAAAGCTATTGTAGCGGAAGATAAAAATTCTTATAGTAATTCTCAGGCAATAACGATGGCAGCGCTGGCTTATGATCCATCTAATAATAATTTGGTGTATATGCCTATGTTTTCATCAAATATTTATGTATTGCAGCCCCAAACAAAAGAGATTACATTGGTAGAGAATAATGTAGCAAGAGTATCTTCATGTGATATTAATTCTCATATCACGAGAATGGCAACCGGATATAACGGCAATATTTACGCAGTTAATAATGCTGGAACACAGTTTCTGGAAATCAGCAAAAAAAACGGACAATATGCTGTTATAGATCTGGGAATCATTAAAGACGATGTTTCAAATGGCAAGAATTCCTTTACGGCTGTTGAAACTGGTTTTGGCGGGGATATGATTGCTGATACCGATAATAACTTTTATATCTTTTCTGCCTCAGGAAATGTTTTCAAGGTTTCAACGAAAGAATTAAAGGCAAAGTTTATAGGTAAGATTACCGGTATTCCAGATAATTATTCGGTGAACGGTTCGGCAGTAAATGCGCAGGGAAAGGTCGTTATAGCCAGTGCTAAAGGAGATTCTTTATATGAAGTTGATGTACAGACTTTACAGGCGAAACAGCTTTCTGGTGAGAAGGGGCTACATATCTATGACCTGGCAAGTAAGTACTTTGTCAATGAAAAAAAATCGGTATCTAATACATTGACTGATGTGGATATTTATCCAACCAGAGTTGACGAGCATTTTGTCAATGTTCATATTGATAATAAAAATGTGAAAGGAAATGTTAAGCTGAATGTTTTTGATATGTCAGGAAAGAAGGTGATGAATCAGAGCTTATTTGTGAAAAACGGTTCTTTGGATCAGAAAATAGATTGTAAAGAACTGGTAACTGGTGCGTATATTATAAATCTTAATGACGAATCAGGTAAGGTGATTTTTAATAAAAAAGTTCTCATTACCAAATAA
- a CDS encoding 4-alpha-glucanotransferase yields MKLYFNVGYIVKAGENIELAIGGEGTVAHIHTMFYAENGLWKCEVDYFSKSVSYKYRVVDEKGNVIREEFVQHHLNFPHNYKEFVIFDEWNNKNFPENYLNNKILYNKLHGFVSEREIVLKKHTHLFRIEAPIYNSDWRIVLFGNTASLGGWDYDKAIPLTQTDFGLWEVSVEIPENEWIQFKYCIYDIKQKRVIDVETGENRFTTANPLSDVLQIVSNHYFRFKGYQMYHDAGVAVPVFSLRSEDGFGVGEFADIKKLADWTKETNLGIIQILPINDTTANYSWTDSYPYAAVSVYALHPQYISLETLDYSLPKELVDSYLVEKEALNALDLVDYEKVITSKWKYLTAVFNTQKDKIYKDRNFKKFIKDNEYWLVPYAAFCVLRDKYKTPNFNDWKTHKKYIAGKISQFFTTKSKDYDLSMLHAWVQYQLHIQLKDAVDYAHSLGISLKGDLPIGIYRYSVEAWTEPELFGMDFQAGAPPDQFTELGQNWEFPTYNWEAMKNDDYKWWKNRFKALEQYFDAMRIDHILGFFRIWRMPISAVQGILGYFYPAVPITLDEFKALKIPFDFDRYCKPFINNEVLWDYFEKDSGKVLEFLEKKQDDTYSLKEQFDTQRKLVDFFKKNPHGPLEEKLISLCANVLFLTEKRKGETVYHPRFNVYNTESYKFLSEAEQKSIYELYHDYFFRRQDHLWYEKAMEKLPVILNATKMLICGEDLGMVPACVPVVMDELAIIALKVQRMPSENIPFYDPRNATYMNVVTASSHDSSTLRQWWKEDPALTQKYYNQQLVQYGKAPEYLTPHLAEIIMKQHLYNEAMLAIFPIQEFMATDEELSNINMDNERINDPAVFPHYWRYRMHINLEDLKRKDAFNEKIAFWVKDSGRV; encoded by the coding sequence ATGAAGCTATACTTTAACGTAGGATATATTGTAAAAGCAGGAGAAAATATTGAACTCGCCATTGGTGGGGAAGGTACTGTTGCTCATATCCATACTATGTTTTATGCAGAGAATGGTTTATGGAAATGTGAAGTAGATTATTTTTCAAAGTCTGTTTCGTATAAATACCGTGTTGTAGATGAAAAAGGAAATGTTATCAGAGAAGAATTTGTTCAGCATCATCTTAATTTTCCACATAACTACAAGGAGTTTGTTATTTTTGATGAATGGAATAATAAAAACTTCCCTGAGAATTATTTAAATAACAAGATTCTTTATAATAAACTACACGGCTTTGTTTCAGAGAGAGAAATTGTTCTTAAAAAGCATACTCACTTATTTAGGATAGAAGCTCCCATTTATAATTCAGATTGGAGAATTGTATTATTTGGAAATACAGCATCCCTTGGGGGCTGGGATTATGATAAGGCTATTCCTTTAACGCAGACAGATTTTGGACTTTGGGAAGTTTCCGTTGAGATTCCTGAAAATGAGTGGATCCAGTTCAAATATTGTATTTACGATATAAAGCAGAAAAGAGTTATTGACGTTGAAACCGGGGAAAATAGGTTTACAACAGCCAATCCGTTATCAGATGTTCTTCAGATCGTTTCCAATCATTATTTTAGATTTAAGGGATATCAGATGTATCACGATGCGGGAGTTGCCGTTCCCGTATTTTCTTTGAGGAGTGAAGATGGATTCGGTGTGGGAGAATTTGCTGATATTAAAAAACTAGCAGATTGGACGAAGGAAACTAATCTTGGGATTATTCAGATTCTTCCGATTAATGATACTACTGCAAATTATTCATGGACGGATTCCTATCCTTATGCAGCAGTATCAGTATATGCTCTGCATCCCCAGTATATTTCTTTAGAAACCCTTGATTATTCTTTACCGAAAGAATTAGTTGACTCTTATCTTGTTGAAAAAGAAGCTTTAAACGCTCTTGATCTGGTTGATTATGAAAAGGTGATCACAAGTAAATGGAAATACCTGACTGCTGTTTTCAATACGCAAAAGGATAAAATTTATAAAGACCGGAATTTCAAAAAATTTATAAAAGACAATGAATACTGGCTTGTTCCTTATGCTGCATTCTGTGTATTAAGAGATAAATATAAGACTCCAAATTTCAACGACTGGAAAACCCATAAGAAATATATAGCAGGAAAGATTTCCCAATTCTTTACTACGAAAAGTAAGGATTATGATCTTTCAATGCTTCATGCCTGGGTACAATACCAGCTTCATATACAGTTAAAAGACGCTGTTGATTATGCCCATAGTTTAGGAATTTCACTGAAAGGAGATCTTCCCATTGGAATCTATAGATATTCTGTAGAAGCCTGGACTGAGCCTGAATTATTCGGGATGGATTTCCAAGCCGGAGCACCGCCGGATCAATTTACCGAGCTCGGTCAAAACTGGGAATTCCCAACTTATAATTGGGAAGCCATGAAAAACGATGATTATAAATGGTGGAAAAATAGATTCAAAGCATTGGAGCAATATTTCGATGCAATGAGGATCGATCACATTCTTGGTTTCTTCAGAATATGGAGGATGCCGATTTCTGCTGTGCAGGGAATTTTAGGATATTTTTATCCTGCTGTTCCTATTACTCTTGATGAATTTAAAGCACTGAAAATTCCATTTGACTTCGATAGATATTGTAAGCCATTTATCAACAATGAGGTTTTGTGGGATTACTTTGAAAAAGATAGTGGAAAAGTACTTGAGTTTTTAGAAAAGAAGCAAGATGATACTTATTCTCTGAAAGAACAATTTGATACACAGAGAAAACTGGTCGACTTCTTTAAGAAAAATCCACACGGCCCGCTTGAAGAGAAGCTGATCTCACTTTGTGCGAATGTTCTGTTTCTGACAGAGAAAAGAAAGGGTGAAACGGTTTATCACCCCCGATTTAATGTATACAATACAGAATCTTACAAGTTCCTGTCAGAAGCAGAACAGAAAAGTATTTACGAACTGTATCACGACTATTTTTTCAGAAGACAAGATCATTTATGGTATGAGAAAGCTATGGAAAAACTTCCCGTAATTCTGAATGCCACCAAAATGCTGATTTGTGGAGAAGACCTGGGGATGGTTCCTGCATGTGTTCCGGTAGTAATGGATGAATTGGCTATCATTGCTCTGAAAGTTCAGCGTATGCCTTCTGAAAACATTCCGTTCTATGATCCCAGAAATGCCACTTATATGAATGTGGTTACGGCCTCTTCACATGATAGTTCAACACTGCGGCAGTGGTGGAAAGAAGACCCTGCGTTGACACAGAAATACTATAACCAACAACTGGTTCAGTATGGAAAAGCACCTGAATACCTAACTCCTCATTTGGCAGAAATTATTATGAAGCAGCATCTGTATAACGAAGCTATGCTGGCTATTTTCCCTATTCAGGAGTTCATGGCAACGGATGAAGAATTATCAAATATAAATATGGATAACGAAAGAATCAATGATCCCGCAGTTTTTCCACATTACTGGCGATACAGAATGCATATTAATCTGGAAGATTTAAAAAGAAAAGATGCTTTTAACGAAAAAATTGCTTTTTGGGTAAAAGATAGTGGTAGAGTGTAA
- a CDS encoding ferritin, which produces MVSEKIAKLINEQIAHEQYAAQYYLSMSAWFSGKDLDGIANYFRVQSKEELMHADKMFDYLNDVGGEIIIGEIAKPPHEFDSATDIFEKALAHEKIVTKSIFNIVKNANEEGDFATTSFMQWFINEQVEEEASASQYVTKIKMVCDNPSALYLFDQELSQRVFTPATTA; this is translated from the coding sequence ATGGTTAGCGAAAAAATTGCAAAATTAATTAACGAACAGATTGCCCACGAACAATATGCCGCTCAATATTATCTTTCAATGTCTGCATGGTTTTCAGGAAAAGACCTTGACGGAATTGCCAACTACTTCAGAGTACAGAGCAAAGAAGAATTGATGCATGCAGACAAAATGTTTGATTATTTAAATGATGTAGGCGGGGAAATCATTATCGGGGAGATTGCAAAACCTCCGCATGAGTTCGATAGTGCAACAGATATTTTCGAGAAAGCATTGGCACATGAGAAGATAGTAACTAAAAGTATTTTCAATATTGTAAAGAATGCTAATGAAGAAGGTGATTTTGCAACAACTTCATTCATGCAGTGGTTCATCAATGAGCAGGTAGAAGAAGAAGCAAGTGCTTCTCAGTATGTGACGAAAATCAAAATGGTGTGTGATAACCCATCAGCATTGTATCTTTTTGATCAGGAATTATCCCAGAGAGTATTTACTCCTGCTACGACTGCTTAA
- a CDS encoding UvrD-helicase domain-containing protein, whose amino-acid sequence MQNSYTVINASAGSGKTYALVQRLLMICLRYPNQQQSIRNILALTFTNKAANEMKERILSWLGSFSTSEYIENTDLKNIQKAFEEQGLKITIDELHHRSKKLLDYILHNYSTLNIGTIDRFNSRLVRSFSYELGLAKNFNLEIEAEPFLIEAVDKMLDQIGENETISNSFMDYVDYSLENNERINLNKNLYDSAKEFVKDIHYEHLKNNKSFDDASYENIKNTLRKEIVLNKKKSADLAVQSVELFKSRNIDIEDFAQGKNGIGGFFTKVTDFYQQKRAGFPFPTTQEESVVNNYRKGASSKAKHKESEIFEILDQLIENRMQLILLYIETQKKEKVLSALLPLKVNKDIQDELQKIEEENDLVLLSKFNILINENLKNEPSAFIYEKVGSQFQHFFFDEFQDTSELQWQNFVPLRDHSVSSEYTSFTLVGDPKQSIYRFRGGESKLMLDIINKKEFSPKQADLLVLKDNWRSARNIVQFNNELYRYHSEGLEEEHKNIFGIDAEQSPKSKIDGRVKVNLIENLTNEEFYDDTSERMRKDIQECLSNGFKFSDITILCRGNFDIFSYSQKLGNLKVTYHGEETNIKTISDKGLTLELSNTLKAVIEFLRWEINPKNKTCLIMMMYYLNTLGKINMPDFSLEMKEILDIETHEEILQYLHYKYSLQLKQDHFPRFNLYNFIEYYVNEFSVENKETDFLLNFLEMLFNFTQNAGASTKEFLKYWDEEASSYTIQASENIDAIQIMTIHKSKGLEFPIVFIPMINKNRDNEFTNWFETNESDALKSVNINQFSKNLEVYDEEIQSFNKKNSYKNLIDRLCLQYVATTRPVEQLFFYLQKANKTSNNLELLEFLQTKNTENSDEFDLYEINPEMLKKHSKTKSSSFKTKNIQDLKNVSEKSTSIKIATPSKNYQVRNEKVRIGLFVHELLSKINTEKDIHKVLEGYALEGQITLEEKVEIEATLQDIVRTYSEFFDEKWEVINEKDIMISENGESHIFRPDRILKNDEGYIIVDFKTGEQKSKDEAQVEGYKNILERLGKKVLKTQIIYL is encoded by the coding sequence ATGCAAAATTCTTATACAGTTATCAATGCTTCTGCAGGATCCGGCAAAACCTACGCTCTGGTTCAGAGACTTCTGATGATCTGTCTCCGTTATCCTAATCAGCAGCAATCGATCAGGAATATTCTCGCACTGACTTTCACCAATAAGGCAGCCAATGAGATGAAGGAAAGAATACTGTCCTGGCTGGGAAGCTTTTCTACCAGTGAATATATAGAGAACACCGATCTTAAAAACATCCAGAAAGCATTTGAAGAACAAGGTTTAAAAATTACTATTGATGAACTTCACCATCGCTCAAAAAAGCTGCTGGATTATATTCTTCATAATTATTCTACTCTGAATATTGGGACAATTGACCGCTTTAATTCAAGGCTGGTAAGAAGTTTTTCTTATGAATTGGGACTTGCCAAGAATTTCAATCTTGAAATTGAAGCTGAGCCATTTTTGATTGAAGCAGTGGATAAAATGCTGGATCAGATTGGTGAAAATGAAACGATCTCCAATTCTTTCATGGATTACGTAGACTACAGTCTTGAAAATAATGAAAGAATCAACCTTAACAAAAATCTTTATGACTCTGCAAAAGAGTTTGTAAAAGATATTCATTATGAACATTTGAAAAACAATAAAAGTTTTGATGATGCGAGTTATGAAAATATAAAAAACACGCTCCGAAAAGAGATTGTTCTCAATAAAAAGAAATCTGCTGATCTTGCCGTCCAGTCTGTTGAGTTATTCAAATCCAGGAATATTGATATCGAAGATTTTGCACAGGGGAAAAACGGAATCGGAGGTTTCTTTACGAAAGTAACAGACTTTTATCAGCAGAAAAGAGCTGGTTTTCCTTTTCCCACCACACAGGAAGAGTCCGTTGTCAATAATTACAGAAAAGGAGCATCTTCGAAAGCAAAGCATAAAGAGTCTGAGATTTTTGAGATTCTTGATCAACTGATTGAAAACAGGATGCAGCTTATTCTTTTGTATATTGAAACTCAAAAAAAAGAAAAGGTATTGTCTGCTCTTCTTCCTTTAAAAGTCAATAAAGACATTCAGGATGAGCTTCAAAAAATTGAGGAAGAAAATGATCTTGTTCTGCTTTCCAAGTTTAATATTCTGATTAATGAAAATCTGAAGAATGAGCCTTCTGCTTTTATTTATGAAAAAGTAGGTTCCCAGTTTCAGCATTTTTTCTTTGATGAATTTCAGGACACCTCAGAACTGCAGTGGCAAAATTTTGTTCCCCTGCGGGACCATAGCGTTTCTTCAGAATATACTTCATTTACTTTGGTTGGAGATCCAAAACAGAGTATCTACAGATTTCGGGGTGGAGAAAGCAAGCTGATGCTTGATATCATCAATAAAAAAGAATTTTCCCCTAAACAGGCAGATCTTCTTGTTTTAAAAGATAACTGGAGAAGTGCCAGAAATATTGTACAGTTCAACAATGAATTATACCGCTACCACTCTGAAGGATTGGAAGAGGAGCATAAAAATATTTTCGGAATTGATGCCGAACAAAGTCCTAAATCGAAAATTGACGGCCGCGTAAAAGTCAATCTGATTGAAAACCTTACCAATGAAGAGTTTTATGATGACACTTCTGAAAGAATGAGGAAGGATATTCAGGAGTGCCTTAGCAATGGTTTTAAATTTTCGGACATTACGATTCTATGCCGTGGAAATTTTGATATTTTCAGCTATTCTCAAAAACTGGGAAATTTAAAAGTAACCTATCATGGCGAGGAAACCAATATCAAAACAATATCCGACAAAGGTCTTACTCTGGAACTTTCCAATACTTTAAAAGCTGTCATTGAGTTTTTAAGATGGGAAATCAATCCTAAGAATAAAACCTGCCTGATTATGATGATGTACTATCTGAATACTCTGGGGAAAATTAATATGCCGGATTTCAGTCTGGAAATGAAAGAGATTCTGGATATTGAAACTCATGAAGAGATCCTTCAGTATCTTCATTACAAATATTCGTTACAGCTTAAACAGGATCATTTTCCAAGATTCAATCTGTACAATTTCATAGAATATTATGTCAACGAATTTTCAGTAGAAAACAAGGAAACAGATTTTCTTCTCAACTTCCTGGAAATGCTTTTCAATTTCACACAAAATGCAGGCGCCAGTACAAAAGAGTTTCTAAAATATTGGGATGAAGAAGCTTCATCTTATACCATTCAGGCCTCAGAAAATATTGACGCTATTCAGATCATGACTATTCATAAGTCTAAGGGGCTTGAATTCCCTATTGTTTTCATCCCGATGATCAATAAAAACAGAGATAATGAATTTACCAACTGGTTTGAAACTAATGAAAGTGATGCTTTAAAATCGGTTAACATTAATCAGTTCAGTAAAAATCTTGAGGTGTATGATGAGGAGATTCAATCTTTTAACAAGAAAAACTCGTACAAAAATCTTATTGACAGACTATGTCTGCAATATGTTGCTACAACAAGACCGGTTGAACAATTATTTTTCTACCTTCAAAAAGCTAACAAAACTTCCAACAATCTTGAACTTCTGGAGTTCCTTCAAACAAAAAATACAGAGAACTCTGATGAGTTTGATTTGTATGAGATAAATCCGGAGATGCTGAAGAAGCATTCAAAAACCAAAAGTTCTTCATTTAAGACAAAAAATATCCAGGATCTTAAAAATGTCAGTGAAAAAAGTACTTCTATAAAAATTGCTACTCCTTCCAAAAACTATCAGGTTCGAAATGAGAAAGTGAGAATAGGGTTATTTGTACATGAACTTCTCTCAAAGATCAATACTGAAAAAGATATTCACAAAGTATTGGAAGGCTATGCGCTGGAAGGGCAAATTACCCTGGAGGAGAAAGTTGAAATAGAGGCTACTTTACAGGATATCGTAAGAACTTATTCAGAGTTCTTTGATGAGAAATGGGAAGTTATCAACGAAAAAGATATTATGATTTCTGAAAACGGAGAAAGTCATATCTTCCGTCCGGATCGTATTTTAAAGAATGACGAAGGCTATATCATTGTTGATTTTAAAACGGGAGAACAGAAAAGTAAAGATGAAGCGCAGGTGGAAGGGTATAAAAACATTCTCGAAAGACTGGGAAAAAAGGTTCTTAAAACTCAGATTATTTATCTATAA
- a CDS encoding carboxypeptidase-like regulatory domain-containing protein, whose amino-acid sequence MKFKLFFFLSLIFFLHTHAQSYIFGKITSEDGAEVQDVNVINIRTDEMVLSNRDGHFMISGRAGDELRFIKVGYERLTRKVASENIQAPMNISLLRTTIQIPEVEVKKGLTGNLKIDTKNYNKPKKVEKLTAEMDRYISQKSDPRILAARPGEFVQPKGEGFSIGKVKDKWDDIDLMSYIKKSLGEEYFTDLKIEKPLIDHFIYYVFAGGFERKKILKYGFCSDADLYRFQRFVLTRISSYRAPQTQK is encoded by the coding sequence GTGAAATTTAAACTATTCTTTTTTTTATCTCTTATCTTCTTCCTTCATACCCATGCCCAAAGTTATATTTTTGGTAAGATAACTTCTGAAGATGGTGCAGAAGTGCAGGATGTAAATGTGATTAATATCCGGACGGATGAAATGGTTCTTTCAAACAGAGATGGGCATTTTATGATTTCCGGGAGAGCAGGAGATGAATTACGTTTTATAAAAGTGGGCTATGAACGTCTGACAAGGAAAGTAGCGTCAGAAAATATACAGGCTCCTATGAATATAAGCCTTTTGCGTACAACCATTCAAATTCCTGAAGTTGAAGTAAAGAAGGGACTTACTGGAAACCTTAAAATCGACACGAAAAACTATAATAAGCCTAAAAAAGTTGAAAAACTGACAGCAGAAATGGATCGGTATATCTCACAGAAATCAGATCCAAGAATCCTGGCAGCAAGACCAGGAGAATTTGTGCAGCCAAAAGGAGAAGGATTTAGCATTGGAAAGGTAAAAGACAAGTGGGATGATATTGATCTGATGAGTTATATCAAAAAAAGTCTTGGAGAAGAATATTTCACAGATCTTAAAATAGAGAAACCACTGATAGATCATTTCATTTATTATGTTTTTGCTGGAGGTTTTGAAAGGAAAAAGATCCTGAAATATGGATTTTGCAGTGATGCAGATCTATATAGATTTCAGCGTTTTGTACTGACGAGAATATCATCTTATCGTGCACCGCAAACTCAAAAATAA